The Sporosarcina sp. Marseille-Q4943 genome includes the window TTGGACAAACCCTGAACCATCTCGAAGTTGTAGGAAAGCGATTTTGCCGCTTGATCTTTTATTCGATAGCCATGCTCCGATCCGGACAGTTTCGCCTACGTGATCAGGCATTTCGTGAATCATGATTGTTTTCATGTAAGTACCTCCGTGACTATTATTCTTTCCAGTTTGCTTCTACATATGACCGGATGCGTCTAACCGCTTCCTCCAACAAGTCGATCGATGTCGCATATGACAATCGGATCGTTTCAGGTGAACCGAAGCCGGACCCCGGTATGACCGCCACTTTCGCTTCTGTCAAAAGCGCAGACGCGAAGTCATCCACATTTGTAAAACCGGTTTTCTCCATTGCCTCTGTTACTTCCGGCAACAAATAGAAAGCGCCTTGCGGTTTCACGACTGTAAAGCCAGGAATCGCTGCGAGCTGAGGGTAAATACGCTCGAGTCTGGACTCAAAATCCTTCCTCATGTTTTCCACGGCATCTTGAGGACCATTATACGCTTCAATCGTAGCGTATTGTGATGTCGTAGTCGGATTGGATGTGGAGTGACTCGCCAAATTCGTCATTGCGCTGACAACTTCCGCGTCACCTGCGATATATCCGATCCTCCAGCCAGTCATTGAATGGGATTTGGACACTCCGTTAATAATGAACGTCCGCTTTTTCGCATCATCAGAAAGCTGTGCAATTGAAACATGTTTCTCTCCGCCGTAAATCAGTTTTTCATAGATTTCATCCGAAATGACCCAAATATCCTTTTCTTGACAAACTTCCGCGATTTGTTGAAGTTCATCTCTAGAATAGATCATGCCTGTCGGGTTTCCTGGAGAATTGATAATGACCGCTTTCGTTTTAGACGTAATTGCATTGCGGATTTGATCAGCAGTCACCTTGAACTGTGATTCTGATGTTGCTTCAACGAATACAGGAACACCTTCAGCAAGCTTCACCTGTTCAGGATAACTTACCCAATACGGAGTCGGAATGATGACTTCATCGCCTGGGTCAAGCAAAACTTGGAACAGTGTATATAAGACATGCTTCGCACCGATGCCGATCATAATTTCCTGCCTGGAGTACTCCAATTGCTGATCCTTTTTCAATTTGGCAATAACAGCATCCTTCAAAGCGGGAAGTCCTCCGGATGGAGTGTATTTCGTCTTGCCTTCTACCATGGATTTGTAAGCCGCTTCCAAAATGTTTTCAGGCGTATTGTAATCGGGCTCACCTGCACCTAATCCGATGACGTCGATGCCCGACTCCTTCATCTCTTTCGCTTTCGCCGTAATGGCAAGGGTTGTGGATGGTGATAACGTACTCACTCTTGCTGCTAATTTCTTTGTCAACTGAATCGCTCCCTTTTGTCCCATCATCTATCGAACGGAACCTCTTCTTTTAGAGGTTTAGAATCCGTTTCCACCATTCTCCGTTCTCAAAAAAGACATACACATAATTTAATTTGCCATTGTCACCTTTAAATGCGACTTCCCATACAGGATGGCCATCTTCCAAGCCAAGGGCCACATGAAGGATCTTCTCCACTGAAAGCTCTGCTTTAACTGTCTCGATTGCAGCCTGAGCTCCAATGCCATCTTTCATTTCTACTTCATCGAGGATCTCTCCTGTTTTCCCTTCAATGAAAACCGCTTTCTCATTGCCTTCGCCATCTTTGCCAAAAACGGTCACCATCGAAACGGTCCCATTGTAAATGTCTGTGCGATCAACGGATGTCAACGCACCAGACTTCAACGCATCCGATTCCGCTTTCTGTCGGGCATCCGCAAATGGTCCATTGGCATTGTAAAAAACGATGACAGTAATGATAAGTGATAATGCTAAAAGGAAAGCTGCGATGAATTTGACCCAATTCATCATTAGTCTCACTTCCTATACACTTAACTGCAAATCGGAAATGCTTTACGCATCCCACTTACTATTGAATTCCTATTTATTATAACAATCTTCGAGCTCATTCACCATATGTTCCAATGACACTTTCTGAACCGGGACAGCAGGCAATGCATCCAAAAAACGTTTCCCATAAGATTTTGTATCGATCCGCCTATCCAATATGATGAAGAAGCCCCTGTCTCCCGACGAACGGATCAATCGTCCGAACCCTTGCCTGAACCTCAAAATGGCTTCCGGCAAGGACAAATCGGTAAAGGGATTTGATCCACTTGCGGCAAGTCTAGCAGCCCTCGCCTTGAAGACGACTTCATCAGGCGAAGAAAATGGCAGTCTGACAATGATGACCGCAGACAATGCCTCACCAGGAACATCGACGCCTTCCCAGAAGCTGTTTGTACCAAACAGTATCGACTTACCGAACTGACGGAACGATTTCAATAGTTTCATCCGGCTACCTGAGCTGACCCCTTGCGCAATAAGGGCATAGTCATTCAATAATTCACTTTCCAAAATCAACTCATACGTTTTGCGAAGCATATCTTGTGAAGTGAACAGGACGAACAGCCTGCCGCCTGTCGCAATGACGGTTTGGACTACAGCGTCCGCTACCGCTTCAATGTAGTCGGTTTGCGATACATGTTGGATGGATGGCATATCTTCGACAATGAATATCCCCGCATTGTCGTAGAAATGGGATGGGGCATCGAATGTCAAAAGAGGTATATCGTCCGCTATCCCTAGCTGCCTCGCAACAAACCGTTCATCTTTGTTGATCGTCATCGTCGCCGACGTCCAGATAATCCCGATCTTTTCATCTTTTAAGCTTGAAATGAATTCCTTCGTAATTACGGACCCTTCGACGGGGCTTTTAACGACATTCAAGCTGCCGGGCAAACTCCGTTTATCCTTTTCAATCCAAACGGTGAAATTTTCCGTTTCGTCGTCCAAGAATATTTCAACCCATTCTCCGGCTTTTATTTTTAATTCTCTCAGCCAATAATCCCATTCGGATAAAAATGCCTGTTCTTTCAGCGTCATTCTTTCTCTAAAAGGCTCCAAACGTGAGCTGACTGTTTGGATGCATTGTATATATCCATTCATTTTTTCAGCCATTTGCGAAAAAAGAAGGTCATTGCCGGCTAATTCATCGAGACCGAAAATCACCCGGTTCCCTTGCTGGCCACCACTTGCTATTGGTCGATGGTTCGACAACACTGATGCGACGCTGTCAAATACATTCGTGAATTGCTCAAAGGAGACTGTGAGCTTTCCGAACACCTGATTTCCATAATTGCAATACTTCTTATGAAGTTTCATGATCTGATGTAGAAGTTGACCATCCGCATCCGAGCCGAGCTGCCCCATGACATACTTCCAATTCATATAGGAAAGGACCGTCTCCTTGGAATTGGCAGCTGTGTGAATGAATTGATGAGCTTCGTCAATGATCAGACCAGAAAAGTTATTCAATGTCCTTTGTGCACGAGTGGAATCTGACAAAAGCATCGAATGGTTCGTAATGATGAGATTGGAGTGGCTGCAAGCGTCCATCACCCTTTGATGGTAATCCGCTATTTTTTCATCATCCTTCATTCGATTGTTCCGTTTGCGAATCCTGTCGATGAATAACTGTCCTCCGCCGGAGACATTCAGTTCATTGACATCGCCGGTTTCCGTATCGGTCAGCCAGACAAGGATCTGCATGATTGTAAACGTTTCATCATACGATTCGTCCGTAATCCTCAATAATTCCTCAAACTTGCCTAGCGAAATATACTGCTCCCTCCCTTTCAGGACGGTTGCAGTGCATTCGATGCCAAGCATTTTCCGGATACGCTCCACTTCATCCTCCAAAATCTTATCGACGAGATGATTAGTGAACGTACTGATGACGACTGGCTTTCCCGTTTGAAAGGAATGGATGGCTGCCGGCAACAAATAACCGACCGTCTTCCCTACACCTGTTGGGACTTCGGCAACTGCCTCAGAGTGTAACGACAAAGTTTCCCATACAGCATCCATGTAAGCCAATTGGGATTTCCGGTACTCGAAGGATGGATAGCCTTTCTTCAACAGGGCGATTTTTTCGTCTTCCATAACCGGATATTGACAACGTCCCGTCACGACTCCCGTTAGTTTCTTCACATTACGGTATGGAATTCCCCTGAATAAAGGAAGTTTCACACTTCCTTTCGATGTTCGGACATGCTTCAGTGCTTCATAAATAAGCGTCGAAATGTCGGAGCGCAACGAGAATGACCGTCTATGCAACAAGTTCAATGTCTCTTCCGGCAAAGTCCGAAGTTTGGACAAAGCAGTGAGCAGTAGATTCGCTGTTGCTTCTGCATCATCATCCGCTCTATGTGCAGCAGGAAGTTCTATATCCAAGTCCTCCGCCAAGTCTTGTAGACGATAGCTTGAAGAGGACGGGAACAGAATTTTGGATAACTCGACAGTATCAATCTTCTTTCCAGACCAACCGGCCACTTTGCATCGCTTAAATTCACTTTGCAAAAACGACAGGTCAAAATCAGTATTATGCGCAACAAATACAGTCCCCTGCAACATATCGGAGACTTCTTGTGCTATCTCTTCGAATGTTGGCGCGGACAGCACTTCTTCATCCGTAATTGCTGTCAATTGTTGGATGAAAACGGGTATTTCACGTTCCGGATTCACAAATCGGGCATACTTGTGCGTTATCGTTCCATTTTCAATGAAAACGATTGCGATTTGTATAATCCGATCCCCTCTTGAAGGGGAATGTCCAGTCGTCTCCAAGTCAACGACTGCATATGTACTGTTATCCATTCAATCATCAACTTCCTGTAATGAATACTACAGCAGATTGTATCATATTCCGCAGCTCGATTGCTCAATTAGGTGTCGATGATCGTAAAAAATGCTGATGAAGGAAATTTGTATTCCTCCATCAGCGTATTATCGAGTCAGGCAATGATGCCTGGCGCTTCTTTAATCACTTCTTTGATCCTATTCTTATCATCCATGAGGAGTACTGTCGGTTGATGGCCACGAGCCTCTTCTTCCGATACATAGACGTATGAAATGATGATGACAATATCGCCTTCTTGAACCAATCTCGCTGCTGCTCCATTGACACAAACGACTCCGCTGCCCCGCTCGCCTGCAATAATATACGTTTCAAAACGAGCCCCATTATTGTTATTGACAATATGGACTTTTTCATTTGGAAGCATGCCCGCCGCATCCAGCAAGTCGCTATCGATCGTAATGCTGCCTACATAATTCAAATTCGCTTCCGTCACAGTGGCGCGGTGTAATTTACTGTTCATCATCATTCTGAACATGTGTACCATCCTTTGTTGACATAATAATATTATCTATTAACCTCGTTGTGGAAAACTTTACTGCACATGCCAAAATCACTTCCCGCGTATTTTCAGTTACAGGCCCTAATTCAGGATAGGCTAGCATGTTCACATAATCGATCTTCCCTGAACTATTTGAAACTATCAACTCTGAAACTTCCTGTTCAATAACCTTCGGAGCAACCCCCTCGGCGAACATACTTGCACCGGTTTGCAACGCCCGGTATATGACAGGAGCTTCTGAACGCTCTGTTGCAGTCAAATTCACATTTCTTGAACTTTTAGCCAAACCGTCCCCTTCCCTTACAATCGGCACTCGTACGATTGCTGTCCGTAAATTGAAGTCACGGACAAACGTTTCGATAATGGCCAGTTGCTGGGCATCTTTCAAACCGAAATACGAGCGGTCCGGATCGACAATATTGAATAATTTCAAGACGACCTTGAGCACGCCATCGAAATGTCCAGGCCGAGCAGCACCACATAGTTCATCCGCCTGTCTTCCCGGCAATATGCGAATGCCGCCGTCGGCAGGATACATCTCTTCGACCGATGGGATGAACACAATATCGACACCAGCAACGCTAGCAAGTTGAATATCCCTTTCCCGATCACGTGGATAAGATTCGAAATCCTCGCCGGGTCCGAACTGCGCCGGATTAACAAAGATACTCATGACAACGATGTCATTTTGCTCCTTTGCATGCTTCACAAGGGATAAATGCCCTTCATGCAAATAGCCCATCGTAGGGACGAAGCCGACTGTCATACCCTTCCGTTCATTACGATTCAGTTTCTGTTGGAGCTCTTCAATTGTTTCGATCACTTGGATGTCTGTACTCTCAACGTACATCGTTCATTCCTCCGTATAGTGCAACCAATTCATCTTCCTTCATAGCAAAACGATGAGCTTCACTTGGAAATTCACCTGTTTTGACTGACACCGCATACTTTTTCAGACCGTTGCGGATTTCGGTTCCGATATCCGCGTACGCTTTAACGAACTTAGGAATATGGTGGTTTCCGTATTTAACCGTGTCATGGAAGACGAGCACTTGGCCGTCCGTCTCTGCCCCAGCCCCTATTCCGATTGTCGGGATGGATATCGCTTTAGAAACTTGTTCCGCCAACTGATAAGGGATGCATTCGAGTACGACCATGCATGCGCCTGCCGCTTCGCAAGCGATAGCGTCCTGGATAAGTTGTTCCGCAGCTTCCGCTGTCTTCCCTTGCACTTTGTATCCGCCTACTACAGCAGCCGACTGGGGAAGGAGTCCAAGATGGGCGGCGACCGGAATTCCTGTTTCCGTCAATAGCCGGATCGTGTCGATCACCTTCCCGCCTCCTTCCAGTTTCAGAGCGTTTGCCCCCGTCTCCTGATATATCCGAACAGCGGATTCCAGCGTCCTATCAGCAGAACCATGGTACGAGGCGAAAGGCATGTCGACAACGACGAACGTATCCTTCGCTCCCCTTCTTACCGCTTTTCCATGATGGATCATGTCATCGACGGTGACAGCGGCTGTCGAGTCATAACCTAATACGACCATGCCGAGCGAGTCTCCGACGAGAAGCACATCGACGCCTGCCTCCTCTGCCAGTTGTGCAGTTGGATGGTCATAGGCGGTCAACATGACAATCTTTTCCCCAAGGCGTTTCATCTTCGCGAAATCTGTACTGCTTTTCATCCGTATCCTCTCCTTTTTGATTATCAAAAATGGAGAAAACCGAAAATTAAAAATCCTCCGGCCGAAAAAGGGCAGAAGGATTGTGTAATTACGATTTTTGGTTTCCTCCGTCCCTGTCTTTTACAAGATCAAGGCAGAACTTATTGGGTTTTCGAGCAAGCAATGGCTTTGAAGGTGCAATTCCGATTGATACTGCCCTTCGCCATTACTATAGCAAATCAAGGAAGATTTGTATAGTTCATTCTTTTATAAATATATCCGCGGAATAAATCCCTCTCACCGAACCATCATCGAGCCGGAGCTCCAAAAGCCCTTCCTCTGATATACCTAAAGCGGTTCCTTCGATTGTTTCATTTAACATGACTGCGCGAATCCGCTTACCTGCTGTATTTGAATAGCTTTCCCATAGTAGTTTAATTGGACCAAATCCATGTTTTTCATACATACTCGTATACAACTCGATAAAACCGAGAATTTCAGCTATGAGCTTCGCGCGATCGATCTGCTTACCGCAAGCAATCTTCAATGAAGTAGCAATCTCTTGCAGTTCCTCTGGAAAATCTTCTTCATCCTGGTTGACATTCATGCCGATTCCGAGAATGATCGCCTTTATCCGATCCGGCTCGGATTGAAGTTCGGTCAATATGCCAGTCATTTTCTTACCGTGGAGCAAAATATCATTTGGCCATTTGATCGTAGCTTCTATACCAGCGACGTTTTCAATCGCCCTGACGATCGCGACTGCAGCAACGAGTGTCATTTGAGGCGCTTGCTGAGGCATTAAGGATGGCCGGACGATTAAACTCATCCAGATTCCCTTTTGAGCTGCCGAATTCCACGGACGGGACAGTCTTCCCTTTCCGGCTGTCTGCTCCTCTGAAACGATAAGCGTACCGTCGGGTGCCCCAGCTTGCGCAGCATCATGTGCAATGTTTTGGGTCGAACCGCAGCTTGCGTGATAATCGATCGTCCTGCCATAAGTCTTCGTTTGTAAATGTTTCTGGATATTGGCGGAGTTTACACGGTCCGGCGATGCGATAAGCACATAACCCTTTTTTCTAATTGAAGCGATTTCGTAGCCGTCCTCTTCAAATTCTTTTATATACTTCCAAATAGCCGTTCGTGAAAGGCCGAATTCATCGGCAAACTCCTGACCTGAAATCGGTTCTCCTTGAGCCTCAAAAAGTCTTTTTAGCAATTCATCCTTGACGTTCATATTCATTAAGAAACCATTCCTTTATCTTTTCAGCATCATTCGGGCAATGACGATGCAGCACCATATATTCAATCTTGTTCATCCATTCTCCAACCCATCTGCCGCCTCTTTGGCTTGTCCATGCCATCAAGTCCTTCCCATCGACTTTCAGATCGTCTTTGGAGCGGATCGGCAACTGTTTTTGCAGTTGAGCCATTTCCTCAAAGCAAAGTCCTAGTTCTGACGGATGACTAGCATGCCAAACTTTTTCAGCAGTAAGGAGCACTTCAAGCGTGAATCGGTAATAATCATCAATCGTGAATCGAGCGGACTGTCTTCTGTCAAACGCCATTTTTACATCCGTCAAAAAAGCCTTCTCACGGTTGGAAAGTTTATATGCCCTTGCGAGATCCGCTGGTGAATAATGACCGGCTAGCATTAATGCCGACCAACCTTGCTCCGCTGTTTCAAAAGGAGCGCAGGCGGATAGGAGTTGGACTTCATTTGGAAAAAGCGGCAAATGCTCCGATAAGCGGGTGTCTGCTATCATTGCAAGCGCCTTGCCTGGATCTGTCCCCTTCCATAGCTTATCCATCTCAGCTTTGATCCGCTCGATAGAGACATATGTGATGCTTGAAGCGTTTTCTTTAATGGCCTGTAGCGTCCGTTCCTCAATTTCAAAACCAAGAACGGAAGAGAATCGAACAGCGCGGATCATCCGCAAAGCATCCTCATGAAATCTGTCTGCTGCGTTGCCCACCGCCCGGATGTTCCGGTTTTGTAGATCCTTCGTTCCTCCGAACGGGTCGATCAATTCACCGGAAAGTGTCAGTGCTAACGCATTCATTGTAAAATCCCTGCGTTGCAGGTCATCTTTCAATGACCTGACGAATTTCACTTCATCAGGCCTCCTATGATCCGTATATGTACTTTCCGTCCGGTACGTAGTCACTTCGATAGGTTCGCCATCCATCATGACCATCACTGTGCCGTGAGCAATTCCGACATCTATCGTATGAGTGAATACACGCTTCACTTCTTCAGGCGTGGCAGACGTGGCGATATCGAAATCCGAAGCCTCTTTGCCAAGTAAATGATCTCGAACGGAACCGCCTACAAACACAGCCTCATACCCTGCTTCCTCCAATAGGCGAATGACTTTTCGACTCGGTGCTGTTCCAAATTCCAAAATCATTTTAAACCCGCCACTTTGTAGTACAAATCCTCGTATTGGAGAACGATGGAGGCTGAATTAAATTTATCGTCGACTGTCTGCAATGCATTTTGCCGGAATCTTTCATGCATGATCGGGTCTTCAAGGAGCAACTTCGCTTTCTCTGCAGCAGATTCAACGTCCCCAAGTCCGACGAGGAATCCGTTCTTTCCGTCCTCAATCACTTCGGGAATCCCACCGATTTCAGTCGCAATAGCTGGCACTCCACATGCAAACCCTTCTAACAGTACAAGACCGAATGCCTCTTTTTCCGATAATAGGAACATGATGTCGCTAATTGCTAATAGTTCCGGAAGGTCATCTCGTTTTCCTGTGAAGATGATATCCTTCTCCAGACCCTCGAGCCTTGCCTTCTCCATCATTTCAATTTTTTCAGGTCCCGTCCCTACTAACAATAATTTCGAGTCGATATCTTTCCTGATAAGTTTGAAGCTGTCAATAATGTCGGCAATCCTTTTCACGCTTCGGAAGTTTGAAATATGAATAATGACTTTTTCATCTTCACGAATCCCTAGTCTACTTTTCAAGGTACCCGGATCTACCGGCCTGTATTTCTCTTCATCGATGAAATTATAAATCGTCAGTATTTCTTTTTCAGGTTCAATTAACGAAAGCGTATCTTGTCGGAGCGATTCGGAAACGGCGGTCGTCATATCCGATTTATCGATTCCATAACGGACTGTGTTTTTTAAGGCGGGATCATGGCCAAGAATTGTCACATCGGTCCCGTGCAATGTTGTAATCACGCCAATATGAGAGTTCGCCATATCCTTGCCAAGCGCCGCAGAAATAGCGTGAGGGACTGCATAATGAACATGCAATAGATCTAGCCCTTCTTCTTCAATCACCCGAGCAATCCGATTGGCCAATGCGATATCGTACGGTGGATATTTGAAAACGGCATAACCGTCAATCTTCACTTCATGGAATTGAACATTGGGGTGGCCGTCGGGAATACGGAAAGGCCGGCTCGACGTAATAAAGTGCATTTCGTGGCCCCTTTCCGCCATTTTCAATCCAAGCTCTGTCGCGACAACCCCGGATCCCCCCACTGTTGGATAGCAAATTATACCGACTTTCAATTTTTTCATATACTGCACCTCTTCCACACAACGTTAATCGATTATATTTTCCAATCCATATACAAGGTCTTCTCGACCGATCACTTCGCGGATCGCCATCATAATGCCTGGCATAAAGCTTTTCCGGTCAAATGAATCGTGTCGTAACGTCAGCAATTCCCCTTCGCCTCCGAGAAGCACCTGCTGGTGAGCAAGCAGACCTGGCAACCGCACGCTATGAATTTTCATTCCTTCAACGTCAGCTCCCCGCGCACCATCCAAATGGACTTGCTCGTCGGGATGGCCTTGAATATGGGCAGGCCGGATTTCCTTGATCATCTCGGCCGTTTTGACAGCCGTACCGGATGGAGCATCCAGTTTCCTGTCGTGATGCATCTCAATAATTTCCACATCACCTAAATAGCGCGCTGCCTGTGCTGCAAATTTCATCATAAGAACTGCACCTATTGAGAAGTTAGGAGCAATGATTCCTCCGATACGGGTCGATCCCACCAATTCAGTGATCGTCTCCAACTCTGTCTTTGTCAGTCCGGACGTGCCGACGACAGGATGAACGCCAAGTGACAACGCAGCCTTCACATTATTGAAGACGGCATCCGGATCAGTCACATCCAAAAGAACTGCCGGCTTGTGCTCTGCACAAAGCTTGGAGAGCGATGTATAAACCGGGATTCCCTGATTGTCTTCATTTATTGCACCGTTATGTAAATGCAAACCATCGTATTTATAATCAAGCGCAGCAACGACTTCTGCGTCATTTGCTGCTTCTATCGCTTCTATCGCTGTAGACCCCATTCTTCCCCGGGCCCCTGCGATGGCTACTTTAATTTTCATCAAAATTCCTCCTTCTTCGTCCAGCGGTCTGCATCGCGATTATTAAACTTAGTCATGACGCCCATCAATGCGTCCTCCAGGCTGATTCCTTGTGAGTTTGCAAAGCAGACGAGCACGAACAGCAAATCACCTGTTTCCTCTTCCAGCGATTTGATCTCTTCGTTATCTTTTTTCTTTTTCATGCCATAGACGTGCTGCACTTCCCTCGCAAGTTCGCCAAGCTCTTCCGTTAGCCGGGCCAACATTTCCATTGGAGGGAAATAGCCTTCCTCAAAACCCGATATGTATGCATGGACTTCATCTTGCATGTTTTTCATCGTTTTAGCTTGTTCCAATTTGCTTCCGTCCCCTTCATTTGTTATCGTATTCATTCATAGGACTATTGTCAAAAACAAAAGCGGAGGGTGGCGGCTAACTACGACAGGCATAAGGCGGATCTGCGAAACGGCGATCTTTGCCGTGCAGCAGAGCTGACTTATGACCCGAGTAGTTGCCACCCGGAGTCTAGACGACACAAGGAAAGGTGGTCATCAATTGTTACGCGGAATAAAATTCAAAAATATCTTCTTTATTATCCTAGGCGCCGCCATTTTCAGTTTCGGTCTTGTACATTTTAATATTCAGCATGAACTGGCGGAAGGAGGATTTACCGGTATTACACTTATCCTCTTGTTTGCCTTCAATTGGGATCCCGCCATCATGAACCTATTGTTGAACATTCCGATGTTCATCATCGGTTGGAAACTGTTAGGAAGAAAGGTTTTCATCTACACGATTATTGGTACCGTCGCTGTATCCGTCTTCCTGAAAATATTTATGAAATACCAGTTCAACATCCACTTGGAAGGCGATATGTTCCTTGTAGCCTTGTTCGCAGGGGTTTTCATCGGTATTGGGCTCGGCATCATTTTCCGGTATGGTGGAACAACTGGCGGTGTAGATATTATCGCACGTTTGGCGCATAAGTACATAGGCTGGAGCATGGGAAAAACAATGTTTATGTTTGACGCGTTCGTTATTTTGCTATCGTGGGCGGTCTACTTGGATCATCGGTCTATGATGTATACCCTTGTCGCACTATTTGTCGGTGCTCGTGTCATCGATTTCGTTCAAGAAGGTGCTTATGCAGCAAGAGGGGCTTTCATTATATCGGAAGCCCAGGATGAAATCGCTTCTACGATTACGTTGGAAATGGATCGCGGCGTAACTGTTTTCAGGGGGTATGGTCATTTCACGAAATCGGATCGTGAAATATTATATTGCGTAGTCGGTAAAAATGAAATGATGCGTTTGAAAAATATTGTTACGTCAATTGATCCGCATGCTTTTGTGTCCGTTACGGATGTGCACGATGTGTTGGGTGAAGGATTCACACTCGATGACCAGAAACGACCTTTGGATCATTAACCAAATAACCGGATTTCCGCTTCAGGCGGACGCTTTCCGCGGGCACGGCTTCAGCCAATCGAACAGCGAAGGGTTCGATTTGTCTAATTACTGTGTTTTGTGCAGAAATTAGACAGCATGTGCTCCCAACGCTGCGCTTTTGGTCGCAAAAGCCGTTCTTCGTAACGGCTTTCGCTGCGCTCAGTCCAGGGTCTTCAGCTCGCGCTGTTCCCGCTGGAGTCGCCGCCTTCCGCTCCAATCCTAATGTGCAGTCATATCTTTCATTTATCATACAACAAAAAACGCACCATATAAAAACCCGACCTTTTGCGGTCGGGTTTTTGTTTTATTCTTTGTTTGTAAAAATTAACAAAAGTCGAGCCAGTTCCATTACGGCAACTGCTGTAGCAGCGACATATGTCATTGCGGCAGCGCTCAATACTTTCTTAGCATGGGGCTCTTCTTCATTCCGAATGATTCCTAGTTCAACAATTTGATTCATTGCACGGCTGGATGCATTGAATTCAACCGGCAGCGTTACGATTTGGAATAAAACACCCACTGCCATAAAGGCGATACCTAGTCCAAGTAGGGATTTCGCCATTGGGATTGTTAGGAGCATACCCGCAATGATGAAAATCCATGAAGCATTTGATGTAATGTTAGCTACTGGTGCCAATCGATGGCGGAAACGCAAGAACGCATATGCTTCGGCGTCTTGGATGGCGTGTCCGACTTCATGGGCTGCAATTGCTGTACCCGCAACCGAAGCTTCATGATAGTTCTGTGATGACAATGCTACCGTTTTAGTCAATGGGTTATAATGGTCACTCAAAAACCCTTTACTTTCAACGACTTTCACATCTTCCAAACCATTTCGGTCAAGGATAAGACGTGCCACTTGGGCTCCGGTCATTCCTGAAGTCGAACGGACTTTTACATATCTGTTATACGTATTTTTCACTTTGAATTGGGCATATAACGGAAGCAACATGATAATAGCCAGATAAACGATAAACGACACTTAACCTTCCCCTCCCTTTTTCTATCTACTTCTATTTTATAATGCCCCAGAACTAACCGCAACTATTTGCTATGACACTATATCTTTTCCCGTTTCTCCCTATTCATCCATAAGGCATATGCCAAAGCGATACACGCAATGGAGAGCCAGAATGTGAAATAACCAATTTGCTGCATATGTTTCATCAAATCATGATAAATCGGCATTTGTCCAAATACATAATCGATCACATCATTATGCAATGTCCATATTCCTGCAA containing:
- the panB gene encoding 3-methyl-2-oxobutanoate hydroxymethyltransferase — encoded protein: MKSSTDFAKMKRLGEKIVMLTAYDHPTAQLAEEAGVDVLLVGDSLGMVVLGYDSTAAVTVDDMIHHGKAVRRGAKDTFVVVDMPFASYHGSADRTLESAVRIYQETGANALKLEGGGKVIDTIRLLTETGIPVAAHLGLLPQSAAVVGGYKVQGKTAEAAEQLIQDAIACEAAGACMVVLECIPYQLAEQVSKAISIPTIGIGAGAETDGQVLVFHDTVKYGNHHIPKFVKAYADIGTEIRNGLKKYAVSVKTGEFPSEAHRFAMKEDELVALYGGMNDVR
- a CDS encoding biotin--[acetyl-CoA-carboxylase] ligase, which produces MNMNVKDELLKRLFEAQGEPISGQEFADEFGLSRTAIWKYIKEFEEDGYEIASIRKKGYVLIASPDRVNSANIQKHLQTKTYGRTIDYHASCGSTQNIAHDAAQAGAPDGTLIVSEEQTAGKGRLSRPWNSAAQKGIWMSLIVRPSLMPQQAPQMTLVAAVAIVRAIENVAGIEATIKWPNDILLHGKKMTGILTELQSEPDRIKAIILGIGMNVNQDEEDFPEELQEIATSLKIACGKQIDRAKLIAEILGFIELYTSMYEKHGFGPIKLLWESYSNTAGKRIRAVMLNETIEGTALGISEEGLLELRLDDGSVRGIYSADIFIKE
- a CDS encoding CCA tRNA nucleotidyltransferase → MILEFGTAPSRKVIRLLEEAGYEAVFVGGSVRDHLLGKEASDFDIATSATPEEVKRVFTHTIDVGIAHGTVMVMMDGEPIEVTTYRTESTYTDHRRPDEVKFVRSLKDDLQRRDFTMNALALTLSGELIDPFGGTKDLQNRNIRAVGNAADRFHEDALRMIRAVRFSSVLGFEIEERTLQAIKENASSITYVSIERIKAEMDKLWKGTDPGKALAMIADTRLSEHLPLFPNEVQLLSACAPFETAEQGWSALMLAGHYSPADLARAYKLSNREKAFLTDVKMAFDRRQSARFTIDDYYRFTLEVLLTAEKVWHASHPSELGLCFEEMAQLQKQLPIRSKDDLKVDGKDLMAWTSQRGGRWVGEWMNKIEYMVLHRHCPNDAEKIKEWFLNEYERQG
- the bshA gene encoding N-acetyl-alpha-D-glucosaminyl L-malate synthase BshA, translating into MKKLKVGIICYPTVGGSGVVATELGLKMAERGHEMHFITSSRPFRIPDGHPNVQFHEVKIDGYAVFKYPPYDIALANRIARVIEEEGLDLLHVHYAVPHAISAALGKDMANSHIGVITTLHGTDVTILGHDPALKNTVRYGIDKSDMTTAVSESLRQDTLSLIEPEKEILTIYNFIDEEKYRPVDPGTLKSRLGIREDEKVIIHISNFRSVKRIADIIDSFKLIRKDIDSKLLLVGTGPEKIEMMEKARLEGLEKDIIFTGKRDDLPELLAISDIMFLLSEKEAFGLVLLEGFACGVPAIATEIGGIPEVIEDGKNGFLVGLGDVESAAEKAKLLLEDPIMHERFRQNALQTVDDKFNSASIVLQYEDLYYKVAGLK
- the dapB gene encoding 4-hydroxy-tetrahydrodipicolinate reductase, which encodes MKIKVAIAGARGRMGSTAIEAIEAANDAEVVAALDYKYDGLHLHNGAINEDNQGIPVYTSLSKLCAEHKPAVLLDVTDPDAVFNNVKAALSLGVHPVVGTSGLTKTELETITELVGSTRIGGIIAPNFSIGAVLMMKFAAQAARYLGDVEIIEMHHDRKLDAPSGTAVKTAEMIKEIRPAHIQGHPDEQVHLDGARGADVEGMKIHSVRLPGLLAHQQVLLGGEGELLTLRHDSFDRKSFMPGIMMAIREVIGREDLVYGLENIID
- a CDS encoding nucleotide pyrophosphohydrolase, with protein sequence MNTITNEGDGSKLEQAKTMKNMQDEVHAYISGFEEGYFPPMEMLARLTEELGELAREVQHVYGMKKKKDNEEIKSLEEETGDLLFVLVCFANSQGISLEDALMGVMTKFNNRDADRWTKKEEF